A portion of the uncultured Draconibacterium sp. genome contains these proteins:
- a CDS encoding YceI family protein yields the protein MKKLATLLVLAITITTASFASNGNGDKTTYSVDTKASKVYWTGKKVTGEHTGYLNLAGGEVFVEGKKVTGANLNLDVTSIEVTDLEGEWKDKLVGHLKSDDFFSAEKHPVANFKITSYNDDKVTGDLTIKGITNEVSFPAEVKVNGDALTASGTASIDRTKWDIKYGSGKFFSDLGDNMIKDEFEIKFELKATAAEGMTSSK from the coding sequence ATGAAAAAATTAGCTACATTATTAGTACTTGCAATTACGATAACAACTGCGAGTTTTGCATCGAACGGAAATGGCGATAAAACAACTTATAGTGTTGATACCAAAGCCAGCAAAGTATATTGGACCGGTAAAAAAGTTACAGGCGAGCATACCGGTTATTTGAATCTTGCCGGAGGAGAAGTTTTTGTAGAAGGTAAAAAAGTTACAGGCGCAAACCTGAATTTAGACGTAACTTCGATTGAAGTAACTGATTTGGAAGGTGAGTGGAAAGATAAACTGGTAGGTCACCTTAAATCTGACGATTTCTTTTCGGCGGAAAAACATCCGGTAGCCAACTTTAAAATCACTTCATACAATGATGATAAAGTTACCGGAGATCTTACCATCAAAGGAATTACAAACGAAGTATCGTTTCCTGCAGAGGTAAAAGTTAACGGAGATGCTTTAACTGCATCGGGCACTGCTTCAATTGACCGTACAAAATGGGATATTAAATACGGATCAGGTAAATTTTTCAGCGACCTGGGCGACAACATGATCAAAGACGAATTTGAAATTAAATTCGAATTGAAAGCTACAGCTGCTGAAGGAATGACTTCGAGCAAGTAA
- a CDS encoding pirin family protein: protein MKTIIYKADSRGYANHGWLEARHSFSFANYFDRERMNFGVLRVLNDDAIAGGQGFGTHPHDNMEIITIPLEGDLEHKDNMGNQAVIRSGDVQVMSAGTGVYHSEFNHHPDKTLKLFQIWLFPNKQNVQPRYDQISIRDVEEKNKLYQVLSPNPDDQGVWIHQDAWFFLGNYEAGKTDSHTLKKQGNGIFVMVIEGEVNISGNELQKRDAIGIWDTDEVEITAASDARILLMDLPMEVK from the coding sequence ATGAAAACAATTATTTACAAAGCAGATTCAAGAGGATATGCCAACCACGGTTGGTTGGAGGCAAGACACAGTTTTAGTTTTGCGAATTATTTTGACAGAGAGCGAATGAATTTTGGTGTGCTGCGCGTGCTAAACGATGATGCCATTGCAGGTGGACAAGGTTTTGGAACGCACCCACACGATAACATGGAAATTATTACCATTCCGCTGGAAGGAGATTTGGAACACAAAGACAATATGGGCAACCAGGCTGTTATTCGCTCGGGCGATGTGCAGGTAATGAGTGCCGGAACAGGAGTATACCACAGCGAGTTCAACCATCATCCGGATAAAACACTAAAACTTTTCCAGATTTGGTTGTTTCCTAACAAACAAAATGTGCAGCCGCGTTACGATCAGATATCGATACGCGATGTGGAAGAAAAAAATAAGTTGTACCAGGTGCTTTCGCCTAACCCCGATGACCAGGGAGTGTGGATACACCAGGATGCATGGTTTTTTCTGGGGAATTACGAAGCCGGAAAAACAGACTCTCACACCCTTAAAAAACAGGGAAACGGTATTTTCGTTATGGTAATTGAAGGGGAAGTAAACATTTCAGGAAATGAATTGCAGAAACGCGATGCCATTGGGATTTGGGACACGGATGAGGTAGAAATTACAGCTGCAAGCGATGCACGGATTTTGTTGATGGACCTGCCAATGGAAGTAAAATAA
- a CDS encoding nitroreductase family protein: protein MELETKYNIHPLLKKRWSPRAFSPKPVTEEDVNEIFSGASWAPSAMNEQPWQYVYALRGTSGFDALWDCLATGNQPWTKNAAVLFVALQRNTYEKNGRLNKLAMHDVGMANAQLLLQAGAKDIYGHLMGGFENDKVIEVLNLDENVSPVCMGALGYLGNADSLEEPYRSREKAPRTRKSLEEFVRRL from the coding sequence ATGGAATTAGAAACGAAATATAATATTCATCCGCTGTTGAAGAAAAGGTGGAGTCCCCGGGCATTCTCGCCGAAGCCGGTGACAGAAGAAGATGTAAATGAAATATTCAGCGGTGCATCGTGGGCGCCGAGTGCCATGAACGAGCAGCCCTGGCAATATGTATATGCCTTGCGCGGCACATCAGGTTTTGATGCGCTTTGGGATTGCCTGGCAACTGGTAATCAGCCCTGGACAAAAAATGCAGCCGTACTTTTTGTTGCCTTGCAACGAAATACTTACGAAAAAAATGGGAGATTAAATAAGTTGGCAATGCACGATGTTGGCATGGCTAACGCGCAACTTTTGCTTCAGGCGGGTGCCAAAGATATTTACGGGCACCTGATGGGTGGTTTTGAAAACGACAAGGTGATAGAGGTATTAAATCTGGATGAAAATGTTAGTCCGGTATGTATGGGAGCTCTCGGCTATTTGGGCAATGCCGACTCGTTGGAGGAACCTTACCGTTCGAGGGAAAAAGCACCGCGTACAAGAAAATCATTAGAAGAATTTGTGAGGAGGCTCTAA
- a CDS encoding DUF1080 domain-containing protein gives MRKSIFYIFAVMAALLIANPAFSKKENKLSSQEKKEGWILLFNGKNFDGWRQYNGTAMPANWVIEDNAMKVFTGEGKEPGQGANGDVIFHKEKFKNFEFSIDWKAGKMANSGIFYNVREVDGKPIYYAAPEIQVLDNKDATDNKIDSHLAGSLYDMIAADPSTVNPAGEWNTCVIKVKDGKVTVSMNGTEVVSYSHWSDEWDQLVENSKFKNFEGFQEGISKEGFIGLQDHGYTVWFQNIKIRKL, from the coding sequence ATGAGAAAAAGTATTTTTTACATTTTCGCAGTGATGGCAGCTTTGTTGATTGCTAATCCTGCGTTTTCGAAAAAAGAAAACAAATTGTCGTCGCAAGAGAAAAAAGAAGGCTGGATTCTTTTGTTTAACGGCAAAAATTTCGACGGCTGGCGTCAGTACAACGGAACTGCCATGCCTGCCAACTGGGTGATAGAAGATAACGCCATGAAAGTTTTTACCGGAGAAGGTAAAGAGCCGGGACAGGGAGCCAATGGCGATGTTATTTTTCACAAAGAAAAGTTCAAGAATTTTGAATTCTCTATCGACTGGAAAGCCGGTAAAATGGCCAACTCCGGAATTTTCTACAATGTTAGAGAGGTAGATGGAAAACCGATTTATTATGCAGCTCCGGAGATTCAGGTACTTGACAATAAAGATGCTACCGACAATAAAATCGATAGCCACCTGGCCGGTTCATTGTACGATATGATTGCCGCCGATCCGTCAACCGTAAATCCTGCAGGCGAATGGAATACCTGCGTAATTAAAGTTAAAGACGGGAAAGTTACCGTTTCGATGAATGGAACAGAAGTAGTTTCGTACAGTCACTGGAGCGATGAGTGGGACCAATTGGTGGAAAACAGCAAATTCAAAAACTTTGAAGGTTTTCAGGAAGGGATCTCAAAAGAAGGTTTCATCGGTTTGCAGGATCATGGATATACCGTTTGGTTCCAAAACATTAAAATCAGAAAATTATAA
- a CDS encoding FAD/NAD(P)-binding oxidoreductase, giving the protein MKVVVLGAGISGHTAAAFLKKQLGKKHDVIVVSPSQYYQWIPSNIWVGVGRMSVDQVRFKLQKVYKRWGIEFHQAKATAIHPEGDTSSEMPFVDIEYTSEDKRGETGKVEYDYLVNATGPKLNFGGTEGLGPGKNTVSVCSYDHAAHAWEELEKSIEKMKKGEKQRFLIGTGHPMATCQGAAFEYALNIAFELKRRKLLHLAEITWISNEYEVGDFGMGGAFVKRGGYVTSTKVFTESVFAENNIKWIKRAGVYKVDPGKAYYETLDGEEKTAEFDFAMLIPGFSGQPFKAFDKQGEDITAKVFAPNGFMKVDADYNPKPFEEWSIKDWPQTYQSPAYANMYATGIAFAPPHSISKPMKSPSGRAIFPAPPRTGMPSGVIGKIVAQNISEGIKKGTFEHKHTANMGRMGAACIVSAGYSMTKGLGATMTVSPVVPDWEKYPEWGRNINSTVGEIGTAGHWIKLFLHYMFMHKAKGYPFWWLLPE; this is encoded by the coding sequence ATGAAAGTAGTCGTTCTGGGTGCGGGAATTTCCGGACATACCGCAGCAGCATTTCTGAAAAAACAGTTGGGTAAAAAACACGACGTAATCGTTGTATCTCCAAGCCAGTATTACCAATGGATACCATCGAATATTTGGGTGGGCGTTGGCCGAATGAGTGTAGACCAGGTGCGTTTTAAACTGCAAAAAGTGTATAAACGCTGGGGCATCGAGTTTCACCAGGCCAAAGCAACAGCCATTCATCCCGAGGGCGATACCTCGTCGGAAATGCCATTTGTAGATATTGAATATACCTCGGAAGATAAACGCGGCGAAACCGGTAAAGTAGAGTACGATTACCTGGTAAATGCCACGGGGCCAAAACTTAATTTTGGCGGCACCGAGGGTCTGGGGCCGGGGAAAAACACGGTTTCGGTTTGTTCTTACGATCATGCTGCCCACGCCTGGGAAGAACTGGAGAAAAGCATAGAGAAAATGAAGAAGGGCGAAAAGCAACGTTTCCTCATTGGAACCGGCCATCCCATGGCCACCTGCCAGGGAGCGGCTTTTGAGTACGCACTGAACATTGCTTTTGAACTAAAACGCCGCAAACTATTGCACCTGGCCGAAATCACCTGGATATCGAACGAATACGAGGTGGGCGATTTTGGAATGGGTGGCGCTTTTGTAAAACGCGGTGGTTATGTTACCTCTACCAAAGTGTTTACCGAATCGGTATTTGCCGAGAACAATATAAAATGGATAAAACGCGCCGGAGTTTATAAAGTTGATCCGGGAAAAGCCTATTACGAAACCCTCGATGGTGAGGAGAAAACTGCCGAGTTCGACTTTGCCATGCTAATTCCGGGTTTCTCGGGGCAGCCGTTTAAAGCTTTCGACAAGCAGGGTGAAGACATTACCGCAAAAGTTTTCGCACCCAACGGTTTTATGAAAGTAGATGCCGATTACAATCCAAAACCATTTGAGGAATGGAGCATTAAGGACTGGCCACAAACTTATCAGAGTCCGGCCTACGCAAATATGTATGCAACGGGAATTGCTTTTGCTCCACCCCACTCTATTTCAAAACCAATGAAAAGCCCAAGCGGACGGGCAATTTTCCCGGCACCACCGCGCACCGGAATGCCATCGGGAGTTATTGGAAAAATTGTGGCACAAAATATTTCTGAGGGAATTAAAAAAGGAACGTTTGAGCATAAACACACCGCCAATATGGGGCGTATGGGAGCTGCCTGTATCGTTTCGGCAGGTTACAGCATGACCAAAGGACTGGGCGCCACAATGACCGTTTCGCCGGTGGTTCCCGACTGGGAAAAATACCCGGAATGGGGTCGCAACATTAACTCAACTGTTGGCGAGATTGGTACAGCCGGCCACTGGATAAAACTATTCCTGCATTACATGTTTATGCACAAAGCCAAAGGTTATCCGTTTTGGTGGTTGTTGCCGGAGTAG
- a CDS encoding class I SAM-dependent methyltransferase: MTTSHTSTGNRISGHGRENIPNLFFKMMTFLMKLSDLFAGQSERNFSRLPVKEGQIVVDYGCGPARYIKDASETVGPNGRVFAVDIHPMAIRNVKRKIDKYGLSNVEAIQADGYTCAIPNRIADVVYALDMFHMIEQPTELIRELARIVMYHGIIVIEDGHQPRAKTLEKINNSGLLCICRENKHHVVCKLKETKCLPPA; encoded by the coding sequence ATGACAACTTCACACACTTCTACCGGAAACAGAATAAGCGGCCATGGTCGCGAAAATATTCCAAACCTGTTTTTTAAAATGATGACTTTTCTGATGAAGCTCAGCGATCTGTTCGCCGGGCAGTCGGAGCGCAATTTTAGCCGCCTGCCAGTAAAAGAGGGGCAAATTGTAGTTGACTACGGCTGCGGGCCGGCACGCTACATTAAGGATGCCTCGGAAACGGTTGGCCCCAACGGAAGGGTTTTTGCCGTTGATATTCATCCTATGGCCATTCGCAATGTAAAGCGCAAAATAGATAAGTATGGCCTTTCGAATGTGGAAGCCATTCAGGCCGACGGTTATACCTGCGCCATACCTAACCGCATTGCCGATGTGGTTTATGCCCTCGACATGTTTCATATGATAGAACAACCCACCGAACTGATTCGCGAACTGGCACGCATTGTTATGTATCACGGAATAATCGTTATTGAAGACGGACATCAGCCACGCGCCAAAACACTTGAAAAGATTAACAATTCAGGACTTTTGTGCATTTGCCGCGAAAACAAACACCACGTTGTTTGCAAGCTTAAAGAGACCAAATGTTTACCACCTGCGTAA
- a CDS encoding CatB-related O-acetyltransferase, with translation MFYSDKKGVGPSPENIYPVKGNKSVIFLKNIITKPRIKIGDYTTFVPLDSEKWDFEKHNVLYYSNVLKDNLIIGKFCRIASDAKFMMNASNHTYSNFTAYGFGFFGNGWCSNASDIGMKNLGYPQDHITKKDIVIGNDVWIGYDSLILPGTKIGDGAIIGAKAVVSKDVPPYTIVAGNPAKFIKTRFSEEIIALLLKLKWWNWTIDEITENLEVISGNNFNALKDLYKKRNANILYK, from the coding sequence ATGTTTTATTCCGATAAAAAAGGAGTTGGTCCCTCTCCAGAAAACATTTACCCTGTTAAAGGAAATAAATCAGTGATATTCTTAAAAAACATTATAACTAAACCTAGAATAAAAATAGGTGACTATACTACATTTGTTCCTTTAGATAGTGAAAAGTGGGATTTCGAGAAACATAATGTTTTGTATTATTCAAATGTTTTAAAGGATAATCTTATTATCGGGAAGTTTTGCAGAATCGCTTCTGATGCAAAATTTATGATGAATGCATCAAATCATACCTATTCGAACTTTACTGCTTATGGCTTTGGTTTTTTTGGTAATGGTTGGTGTAGCAATGCCTCTGACATTGGGATGAAAAATCTAGGTTATCCTCAAGACCATATTACAAAAAAAGATATTGTCATTGGGAATGATGTATGGATAGGTTATGACAGTTTAATTCTACCAGGTACTAAAATTGGGGACGGTGCAATTATTGGTGCTAAAGCAGTTGTTTCTAAGGATGTCCCTCCCTATACAATAGTTGCTGGCAATCCAGCAAAATTCATTAAAACTCGATTTTCTGAGGAAATAATAGCATTACTCTTAAAACTAAAATGGTGGAATTGGACAATTGACGAAATCACAGAGAATTTAGAAGTTATTAGTGGAAATAATTTTAATGCGTTGAAAGATTTATATAAAAAACGAAATGCTAACATTTTGTACAAGTAA
- a CDS encoding SIMPL domain-containing protein, producing MKRTGLVLIVLFLAIWSYSQDKNFIDQPYLETEAEVDSLVIPDKIFLTIILNESDSRDKKSTEELEILMQQVLSSLNIDTENDLSLLDISSDFKKYILSDQKVLKTKMYSLIVHDARTAGKVLAELEKVGVSNVSVEKTEFSDSENLQLKLKSLAVLKAKKNAESMLAPLNQKIGMPIFISDLNSISNQLQGKVAGIRIRGASSIYGSRASEPIAIDFDKIEFSVKVNVKFKIE from the coding sequence ATGAAAAGAACCGGACTTGTTTTAATCGTTTTATTTCTTGCAATATGGAGTTACTCACAAGACAAGAATTTCATTGACCAACCATACCTGGAAACAGAAGCAGAAGTAGATTCACTTGTCATTCCAGACAAAATCTTTTTGACAATAATTTTAAATGAATCAGACAGTCGTGATAAAAAATCCACAGAAGAACTGGAAATTTTAATGCAACAGGTTTTAAGTTCTTTAAATATAGACACTGAAAATGATTTGTCGCTTTTGGATATCAGTAGTGATTTCAAAAAATATATTTTAAGCGACCAGAAAGTTCTGAAAACAAAAATGTATTCATTAATTGTTCATGACGCAAGGACTGCAGGAAAAGTATTAGCCGAACTTGAAAAGGTTGGGGTTTCAAATGTTTCTGTCGAAAAAACAGAATTTTCAGACTCAGAAAATTTGCAATTAAAATTAAAATCCTTGGCAGTATTAAAAGCAAAGAAAAATGCAGAAAGTATGCTAGCTCCTTTAAACCAAAAAATTGGAATGCCAATATTTATATCTGATTTAAATTCTATCTCTAATCAATTACAAGGAAAAGTTGCTGGTATTCGAATCAGAGGAGCATCAAGTATTTATGGAAGTCGTGCAAGTGAACCAATTGCAATTGATTTTGACAAAATTGAATTCTCTGTCAAAGTGAATGTTAAATTTAAAATAGAATAA
- a CDS encoding citrate (Si)-synthase — MEYIKYRFYQKANKCAKEFQRLKKDHADVVLGEVKLGQVLTGMKGIPLLVTDTSKLDPEEGIRFKGYTIPELQEKLPKINPEGEPIPEGLLYLMLIGEIPSQEDALNLSRDLATRAHVPQHTFDVIDAMPKTSKPMTQFSAAILSMATESTFQKAYRAGVNKKYFWDATYEDVMNLIARLPRIAAYIYRRQFHNGDHIEPNPRLDWAGNLAHMMGFDSEDIRRLFRLYMIIHADHEGGNVSAHTAHLVGSALSNPYYCYAAAMTGLAGPLHGLANQDVIFWIFEMIEELDTDTPTDEQVAEYCKQTLENGRVIPGYGHAVLRKTDPRFTAQQEFANKYIKDDKMINLANQLYRVVPPILGSVGKIKNPWPNVDAYSGSLLYHYGIKEYTFYTVMFGVSRALGVLASLVNDRIYGMPIERPTSHPLSWFKEQAEGKGTENC; from the coding sequence ATGGAATACATTAAGTACAGATTTTATCAGAAAGCGAATAAGTGCGCTAAGGAGTTCCAGAGACTCAAAAAAGATCATGCCGATGTGGTGCTCGGTGAAGTAAAACTCGGGCAAGTATTAACAGGAATGAAAGGTATACCACTTTTGGTAACCGACACTTCAAAACTCGACCCGGAAGAGGGAATCCGTTTTAAAGGCTATACTATTCCTGAATTACAGGAAAAATTGCCTAAAATAAATCCGGAAGGAGAACCAATTCCTGAAGGACTACTTTACCTGATGCTGATCGGGGAGATACCATCGCAGGAAGATGCACTGAACCTGTCGAGAGACCTGGCAACACGTGCACACGTGCCACAGCATACTTTCGACGTTATCGATGCGATGCCAAAAACATCGAAACCGATGACACAGTTTAGTGCTGCGATTCTTTCGATGGCTACTGAGTCGACTTTCCAGAAAGCATACCGCGCCGGTGTAAATAAAAAATATTTCTGGGACGCTACTTACGAAGACGTAATGAACCTGATTGCACGTTTACCGCGTATAGCAGCTTACATTTACCGTCGACAGTTCCACAACGGCGACCATATTGAGCCAAATCCACGTTTAGACTGGGCCGGTAACCTGGCGCATATGATGGGATTCGACTCGGAAGATATCCGTCGTTTGTTCCGTTTGTACATGATCATTCACGCCGACCACGAAGGTGGAAACGTATCGGCACACACAGCGCACCTGGTAGGATCGGCTTTAAGTAATCCATACTACTGCTATGCTGCAGCAATGACCGGTTTGGCCGGACCACTGCACGGACTGGCCAACCAGGATGTTATTTTCTGGATCTTTGAAATGATCGAAGAGCTGGATACCGACACACCTACCGACGAGCAGGTGGCCGAATACTGTAAACAAACACTGGAGAACGGTCGTGTAATTCCGGGTTACGGACACGCTGTATTGCGTAAAACGGACCCACGTTTTACCGCACAACAGGAATTTGCCAACAAGTATATCAAAGACGATAAAATGATTAACCTGGCCAACCAGTTGTACCGCGTAGTTCCTCCAATTTTGGGTTCTGTTGGAAAAATTAAGAATCCATGGCCAAACGTTGATGCTTACAGCGGATCGTTGCTGTACCACTACGGAATTAAGGAATACACTTTCTATACCGTAATGTTTGGTGTATCGCGTGCATTAGGTGTACTGGCATCGTTGGTAAACGACCGAATTTACGGTATGCCGATTGAGCGTCCAACTTCGCACCCACTTAGCTGGTTTAAAGAACAAGCTGAAGGAAAAGGAACAGAAAATTGCTAA
- the icd gene encoding NADP-dependent isocitrate dehydrogenase, with product MTEKTKIVNGKLVVPNYPTIPFIEGDGIGKDISGPSQRVIDAAVAKAYGESKKIAWKEVLAGEKAYHETGSYLPDETIEAFKEYLIGIKGPLQTPVGGGIRSLNVALRQTLDLYVCVRPVRWFKGVPSPIRYPSMVDMHIFRENTEDIYAGIEYMMGEKETEKFRDFLINEMGVDQVRFPESSSFGVKPISKDGSERLTRAAIEYAIDRQLPSVTIVHKGNIMKFTEGAFKNWSYDLAETEFGEQTFTWRQYEALKKDKGELDANKALDAAKKAGKVIVKDCITDAFLQESLLHPWDHSVIATMNLNGDYVSDQLAAMVGGIGISPGANINYQSGYAIFEATHGTAPNIAGTGKANPGSLILSAVMMLEYMGWNEAAEHVYDAMEHVFAKRKVTSDLHAQMEGATLLTTSEFADAIIRNMH from the coding sequence ATGACAGAAAAAACCAAAATAGTTAACGGGAAGCTGGTAGTGCCAAACTATCCAACCATACCTTTTATCGAGGGCGATGGAATCGGAAAGGATATTAGTGGTCCTTCGCAACGTGTGATCGACGCTGCAGTGGCCAAAGCTTACGGCGAATCGAAAAAGATCGCGTGGAAAGAAGTGCTGGCCGGCGAAAAAGCCTACCACGAAACCGGAAGTTACCTGCCCGACGAAACCATTGAAGCCTTTAAAGAATACCTCATCGGTATTAAAGGGCCGCTGCAAACACCCGTTGGCGGCGGAATACGTTCGCTGAACGTGGCCTTGCGCCAAACGCTCGATTTGTACGTTTGTGTGCGCCCGGTGCGCTGGTTTAAAGGGGTGCCCTCTCCTATTCGTTACCCGTCGATGGTGGATATGCACATTTTCCGCGAGAATACGGAAGACATTTATGCCGGTATCGAATACATGATGGGCGAAAAAGAAACGGAAAAATTCCGGGATTTCCTGATCAACGAAATGGGTGTCGATCAGGTTCGTTTTCCCGAGTCGTCGTCGTTTGGAGTAAAACCCATCTCGAAAGACGGATCGGAGCGCCTGACACGTGCAGCTATTGAATATGCCATCGATCGCCAGTTGCCATCGGTTACCATCGTTCATAAAGGAAACATTATGAAATTTACCGAGGGTGCATTTAAAAACTGGAGCTACGATTTGGCAGAAACTGAATTTGGCGAACAGACTTTTACCTGGCGACAATACGAAGCCCTGAAAAAGGACAAAGGCGAGCTCGACGCCAACAAAGCGTTAGACGCCGCCAAAAAAGCCGGGAAAGTGATCGTAAAGGACTGTATCACCGATGCCTTTTTACAGGAGTCGTTGTTGCACCCATGGGATCATTCGGTAATTGCTACCATGAACCTGAACGGCGATTACGTGTCGGATCAGCTGGCAGCAATGGTGGGTGGAATTGGAATTTCGCCGGGAGCGAATATTAACTACCAAAGTGGTTACGCCATTTTTGAGGCTACCCACGGAACGGCGCCAAATATTGCCGGAACAGGAAAAGCCAATCCTGGATCACTGATCCTGTCGGCGGTTATGATGTTGGAATATATGGGATGGAACGAAGCAGCAGAGCACGTTTACGATGCCATGGAGCACGTGTTTGCAAAACGTAAAGTAACTAGCGATCTGCATGCGCAAATGGAAGGAGCGACCTTATTAACGACTTCTGAATTTGCCGATGCCATAATCCGAAATATGCATTAA
- a CDS encoding GxxExxY protein yields MEISENQISYDIRGAIFEVYNALGPGLLESVYESALVYELREMGYNVDSQVDLPIKYKGNKLEKGYRIDILVENKVIIEVKSVETMKKLYFKQTNSYLKLANKKLGILVNFNTENISSSIQRVANNL; encoded by the coding sequence ATGGAGATTAGTGAAAATCAAATATCTTATGACATCAGAGGTGCAATATTTGAGGTTTATAATGCGCTTGGACCGGGACTTTTGGAATCGGTTTATGAATCTGCTTTAGTTTACGAACTGCGAGAAATGGGTTACAATGTAGATAGTCAGGTTGATCTCCCGATAAAGTATAAAGGGAACAAACTTGAAAAGGGATATCGCATTGATATATTAGTTGAAAACAAAGTAATAATTGAAGTTAAATCGGTTGAAACCATGAAGAAACTGTATTTTAAACAGACAAATTCATATCTCAAATTGGCTAACAAAAAGTTAGGCATCTTGGTGAATTTCAACACTGAAAACATTTCAAGTTCAATACAACGCGTTGCTAACAACCTATAA